From the genome of Nicotiana tabacum cultivar K326 chromosome 17, ASM71507v2, whole genome shotgun sequence:
ccccaaagatctgagtgaatgtaatccaaagtaccttttgttctatgaatcgctggagatttgaagctgactCTTTTCTGCTTCCCGAACACACAATGTTCATAGAACTCCATATTTCAGAAGAGACCTCTTTTACTGAGGATGGAAAGACCCTTTTCACTCATATACCCTAatcgcatatgccacaatttggtgatgtcagaatttgatttatctgatattgaaactgcaGCAATACCTGTAACAGTATatcccaaaagagtatacaacgtaccagatctgcgtgctttcatgatcacaagagcaccataagaaattttcagaactccaccttcacctgtgtacttgcacccaagagattctatagtgcccaaagagatgtggtttttcttcaagtcaggaacatgtctaacatcggtgagagttctcaccacaccatcatgcattttgatttggactgtaccttttccaataactttgcaggcaTCATTGTTGCCCATTaagacaactccacctccaatagattcatatgtggtaaataaatcccgactgggatacatatgataagaacaacccgaatctaaaatccacttattgttagatttgaaactattattagttgctaaaaaaatagttccctcagtctcatcaaCAACTACACTTGCTTCagcagtgtcagtatttttgtgctcatttttattttctgtatgtttttctttgtttttcaatttaaagcattccgatataatgtgacctttcttatgacaatatttgcacatgacatttctATATCTGGATTTCgaccttgatttaggtttctcactacttgaatctttcttattgaatctacctcttatgaataagccttCCCCTTGGTTCACACTAGTTTcccagtaatatctctatctatttgttcttttgatttcaaaatagatttgatatctttataaaAGATATTATCAtttccataaagcatagtatctcttatatgcttaaacgactggggtaagaaaataaacaataacacagcttgatcctcatctttgatttcaaCATCTATGTTACTTGAATCCATAAGAAGAGAAACAAAAGTATCAAGATGTGTAAGTATAGAGGCaccttcagccatacgaaaagtgtagagtttttgctttaggtaaagcctgttttctattgttcttttcatatatagggttttaagcttttcccatatgcctttggctgagctttctgctgcaacttcacgcaaaacctcatttgaaagatttaaaataatacttgtttttgcctttttgtctatgacgacaaactcctcgtccgtcattttatccgacatcttttcctttacttgcaatgccaaatctaagccatcctgaattagtatagcttccatctttaattaccacattccgaagtttgcacttcggtcaaatttctcaacataagactttgttagagtcattttagctttttaaactaacccggttagatctaGCTCTGACACCAATTTGTTAGGATTGAAAAATCGGGTAGtgcagaatttagccaaacaacattataatgataataacaaaaataatgcAAATTGATAATAACAgtaattaaagaagataaagaagacacaaatttaacgtggttcggtcaaggtgatctacgtccacaagcggagagaagcaatttcactataccaacaagagtacaaaatcagagtaaatactctaattaccaaataccccaagagaataacctcacaagatcactccaaagaaagggttcacacaagtgttttccaacactcactctcttacaaaatactctataatgaaataaaggaggagaaataAAGACAAGAGTGAAACGCTCTTGAATTGATGTGTtttcaaatgaggagaaactattctatttataacaagaaatccttggcctaataatggatattatgtcatgacaaatgtcatgaactacaaatttgttataatgaaTATTATGTCACGGCAAATATCATAAAAATTTATCCATATTACAAGCGATTTAGAGTGGCAACTTGGTGTCATTTCTACAAGATTGAAGGCCTTTGCCATCCCATAACTCGACTACTTTAGCATCTCTGCGTCAAAGtgttattttctttagacttgaATATCGTGTTGCTACTTATCGGAATAAAGTTTTATAGTTCCTTCAAAGTATATATTTGTACATAAAAAGGATGCAATTGCCGCACATGAATCCATAGAGTAATCTTAGATACAGAATTAGTAGGTTGAAAATCAGTGCAAATATATACATTGGTTGAATCGAATAAGCTTCTGTTGTTAGTtaacaaaaataaattttatctTCTTATTCCGTTAAAATTAATTTGACTCAAACTACTGACGGATGGTAAATCTAAACCCTTTCTAAAAGAAAATTTAGATCTTTTACCAAGAAAATATCAACGGGCAGAAGAATTTTCTATTCTCATTGAAGCGGCAGAAGAGTGACATAAAAAAGCAATGTGTCGCTGTCGCGTGCAAAGCTGAACAACAATTAAAGAATGTTTCATACATTTCCGCCGCGTAAGGCTTCGGTCATGTCCCACTCCACTGCCTCGTCGTTTTCAGTGACTTTTAATATATCCTTATCAAAACCTAATTACTTTTTCTTTAATCTTCTCCCTTGGACCCACTTTATTCTATCACACTTTATCCACCGTTGATGTACAAAACCAACGGCTAAAAACTGTTCTTGTAAAAAAGAATCTTGGGAAAACGATTTTGTAACTGATAATCAAAGGTCCAAATTAAATAAATCCAACGGTTGGGAATTGTTTGAGGAACGGTAGCTGATCTCAGCTTAGTGGGTCTGAAAGTTggttcctttttttcttctcttatttATTCATGCAATAAAGCATCTCCAAACTTCTATTCTTATTCATTCTCTCTGCTTTCTTGCTTCATCGAACTGGTGAGTAgttgttttgtttcctttttcttctatttaagaaaaaattaacTCTCTTTTTGTCGATAtattttatcctttttttttcttttttctttttttgtttctgtGGGTATTAGAGGTTTTGTGCTTCATTTCATATATTTGTCTCATGATTTTACTACTTTCAAGGTTGGGCTTTTTCCTTAGCAAGAAAGAACTATTTCTGTttatgtttcatttttcttttggacCTTGGTTTTCTGTTCTCGAGGATTGTATCTGTTAAAAATTGAAGTACTTTTTTTTCCCTTCATCTTTTTAATTGATGTTCTGTTTAGTGTTATTTTCACCTTTTATGGCATTTAGCAATGTTTGTGCTTTGACGGGTTGCTGTTATAAACATAAATTTTGGGAAAATAATTACCAGGTAAACTTGTTATTATGCAAGTGCAATTTGTGTGCGTGTGGTGGTTTTGTTGCTAGGGAGCAAGGCATGTGATTAGTGATAAGAGGGTTAAAAGGGGAGTAGATAAACAAAGCTCCACTTTTTAGGCTATTGTTTTTACTTGGGTTCTTCCATTTTTTATTATAGCTTGATGAAGTAATATGTAGCTTATAAATTTCCCAGAATAAGAATCATCTCTTGCCTTAGAAAAAATAATTTACCAGTAAGAGCAGAATATATGGTAGGATTCATCCACTCAACTCCAATTAGTTTGTGACTGAGGCAAAGTTGATTGAGTGATCGATTGAGTTTAGTCTCATTAGATTGTCATTTATCCATTAAAAACATGCAGCAGGCATAACATGAGTGATTTGATCTTCTGAGCATTTTctcttgtttgttgaatttaatATATCTTCACTAATTGCTTGGCCTAAATTTTATTAACTCAAAGTGATGATTTGCCTAGGTCAATATGGGAGCAAAAGCTTTTCTTGTCACCATTTTACTCTCATCGCTGTTATTTCCTTTGGCCTTGTCTACGTCAAATGATGGCTTGGTTAGAATTGGActgaaaaagataaaatttgatcAAAACAATCGACTTGCTGCACGCGTCGAGTCCAAGGAGGGCGAGGCTGTGAGAGCCTCTATTAGGAAGTATAATAACTTCCATGGTAATCTTGGGGCCTCTGAGGATACAGACATTGTAGCACTGAAGAATTATATGGATGCTCAGTACTTTGGGGAGATTGGTATAGGCAGTCCCCCTCAGAAGTTCACTGTCATCTTTGATACTGGTAGCTCTAATTTGTGGGTGCCTTCATCAAAGTGCTACTTCTCAGTAAGCTTTCTATTACATTTTTACTGTCATAAAACATAACAGAGAAAGCTAATGTTGGCGTATgcataattaatatttatgttTCTCTATGTTTGTGCAGGTTCCCTGTTTTTTCCATTCCAAGTATAAGTCAAGCCAATCAAGCACTTATAAGAAAAATGGTCTGTTTCTGACCTTTGTCTATATTTGATAATTGCAACACGACACGTGCTTTTCTCTTATACTTGTTATTTATGCTCAATGCTTGCTTGTAAGAGAAAGCGTTCCATTATTGGCATTATACATGACATGTCTTAGGTTTTGAGATCAAAACTATTAACTCTGCTACCAACTTaggatttttttaaaaagaaaataaaggaaaccctCACCATTTTTATTGTTGTCATCCAATTATGTGCCTTGTATCAAAGTTTTTtgttgaaaaatataatttggcaAGTTTATGTTGTTGGCTTTCCCTGCCAAAAATGTGCTAATGTTATCTCTCTGATTTTTTTTACTCATGATTTGCAATAAAAGCTTGTGCCTTTTAAACTGTTTTGTCTATCAAGGAATCTGTTATGCTGGAGTTCCTTTATTGAGTTTTGATATCTATCATAATTTACTTTCCTGGAAAATTGATGTCTGCTGTGTGTTTGATATGACCTTTGAATATTCTTCTCTGTCGTTGAGTTGGTCAACGTGTTCAATTGGTTGTTGACCTAAGAACCTGTTCATCCAAACCTTTTTCTGTTTAATATGCCATACAGGGAAGTCTGCTGCAATTCGTTATGGTACTGGAGCAATATCTGGATTTTTCAGTCAAGATAGCGTTAAAGTCGGTGACCTTATTGTGCAAAATCAGGTGAATGTGGCTTCTcacttccttttttttaatttttttttatgtttcttGAATATATGGTCTCTCATCTGTCGAGATTGTTAATGACATCAGGAGTTCATTGAGGCAACAAGAGAACCCAGTGTGACTTTTTTGGTAGCCAAGTTTGATGGTATATTGGGTCTTGGTTTCCAGGAGATTTCTGTTGGAAATGCTGTTCCAGTATGGTATGTGGGTTTATTTTGTTTGCGTTCTCTTCTTTCCAAATGTTTCTTCAATTTCCTATTAACCAAGTGCGTGCCTTGTGAATTTCATTATTATTGAAATGATTTTATCTTCTGGATTGCAGAATTTCATGAACATTTTCTTCTATATAAAGTTTTAAGTGATACCGGTCTTGACGGTTTCTTCTGTGTTTTATAGGTACAACATGGTCAAACAGGGTCTTGTCAAGGAGCCTGTCTTCTCATTTTGGCTCAACCGAAATACAAAGGAAGACGAAGGGGGCGAAATTGTGTTTGGTGGGGTTGATCCTAACCACTATAAGGGAAAGCACACCTATGTCCCAGTCACACGGAAAGGTTATTGGCAGGTAAATATCCCTATATCTTCGGAAGATTGATGTTTTGCTTTCTGCAACTGTTTTCTTACTCTTCAGAATATAATATGCAGTTTGACATGGGTGATGTTCTGATTGATGGTCAAGCTACTGGTATGTTACGTtacttccttttctatttttttgtgtgTGGAGATTTCGAGGATATTGATGAGAGCACTTTCCCATGATTTCCCTGCTTTTTCGTTGTATTGACATACTGAATAATGTAGGTTACTGTGACAATGGATGTTCTGCAATAGCGGATTCTGGGACTTCTCTCTTGGCTGGTCCAACGGTATTCTCCAAAGCATATTCCACTTTTTGTCCCTATTATTCAGCTATTTTCAATAGTGAACTAGCTCAGAATATTTTTTGTACCTTCTTGTTCATGTGTAGCTTCAACAATCTTCGAGCGATGAATAGGTTTAGTTTTTGGTTGGAATATCAGTTAAATAATAATCAGCCATTCCTTTGAACTTTTCTcgttttttccttttcctattcAAAAAAAGGACGACGGGAAGTGCAGTGGAATTGATGTTCATCCCAGTATCAGGACAAACTACCTTGTTGATTGTCATACCTaagaaatgtttttttttaacttttgccTGTTGTTTCTGTCTTATTAAATTAATGCAACTTGAGAACTGCTTCTTTCTTCTCATCTTTAAGGCATGGTTGACAAATATGATACAAGGAAAAAGCTGCAGCTTTATTTGTCTAGACAATTGCAGTAGTGAAATGCTTTACTACTACATTTTCTAGTTCTCATCACTGTATCCTTCCTCCTCTATCTTGCAGACTGTTATCACTATGATTAATCATGCCATTGGCGCCTCGGGGGTTGTAAGCCAACAATGCAAAGCTGTTGTTGAACAGTATGGACAAACAATAATGGATATGCTTTTAGCGGAGGTGAGCAATTAATTATTTTAGTTGatagtttgtttttgtttttaccAATAGTTTTCCGTGGTATCTGCAAAGAGGGTGGTTTCGTGCTACTAGTTGCCTTCCCAATATTCTGATGGATTGGCGTCTTAACAGGCACATCCAAAGAAGATCTGCTCGCAGGTTGGGTTATGCACCTTTGATGGAACTCGTGGCATTAGGTTAGGCTAATCATTTCTTTCCTAACCTTGGCCAATCATTTGATATGTTAAATCCTATTATAAAATGTGTGCTGAGTGGATTTATGTCCTCCACGTGTAGTATGGGCATTGAGAGTGTTGTAGATGAGAATGCTGGCAAATCTTCAGGACTGCATGATGCTATGTGCTCCGCTTGTGAAATGGCGGTTGTCTGGATGCAGAACCAACTTAGACAGAACCAGACCCAAGAACGCATCTTGAACTATGTGAATGAGGTAAATAGCATCAGTCACATGCTTTCTCTTCTCATCTTAGGTTAGATTACTGACCATCTTTAACAGCTTTGCGAGCGACTACCAAGCCCAATGGGACAATCTGCTGTTGATTGTGGAAAACTTTCTGGCATGCCTAGTGTTTCCTTCACAATTGGTGGCAGAACATTTGACCTCTCTCCTGAGGAGGTATGTCTGATATCAATCTTCTGTAGTATACATGGTGTCTTCTCAACTTGTAAATGGCTTTTGATTCTTCTGAACGACGTGGTTGGTTGTAGAATCCTTTTGTCATGTTTCAGTTTGGCAGTTCAATTCTTTTTGGTTTTCACTAGATTAGCTAGCAAGGTGTTACGCTGCTTTCAAGAGAAGTACACTTGTCTTGTAGAAAATTTCAACCATGACAGCTAAGTGTAGTTTGGATAATTAATGATATTGAATGTGTCGAGCTTCAATATCAGTTTCTTTGCTTGATAAGTTAACTTATGATTGGATAATTAATGTCATTGAAGTGTGTCGAGCTTTGATATCAGTTTCTTTGCTTGGTAAGTTCATATGATTGTACTAAGCTTGCATGCTTGTCTTGTCACCAGTACATACTCAAGGTGGGCGAGGGTCCTGCTGCACAATGTATTAGTGGCTTCATTGCCTTGGATGTTCCTCCACCCCGTGGACCTCTCTGGTATGTTTTCTTCTCGTCTTAACACACGTGCAGATTCTGTTATTCTAGAAAAGTTATACCAGCTCCCTTTTGATAATGCTGTTTGCTTATGGCTTTGGTGGTGCAGGATCTTGGGGGATGTTTTCATGGGTCGATATCACACCGTCTTTGATTTTGGCAAACTTAGAGTTGGATTTGCAGAAGCAGCTTAGtgaaataaaaaatgcaaaagcCACCTCCACCCCCTGTTCCCTTGCTCCCAAATGTTGTAGTGACTTGCCCTTAAGTTGGTCATCAGCAAATGGgattgtaaaagtgtgaacctaAGGTATTGCAAGAGAAAAACCTTGTAAATATTGGCTTCTCTCCTTGACAAGATATGTGGTACCGTTAGTGTATGCTTGTTCTTATTGTTGTTTTTCTTGTGTGTATGTATCGTATGGTAATACACTGGTTGAATGTGTTGTCGTGCATCTTAATTAAAATCCATTGCTGCAAAAATCAAATTTAGTATTGCCTAATGTTGGCAAGAAAGCTCAAGCTTAGACCTAGCTAATGAGGACCACATGGAAATAGGGTGCATTACTAAGCGGTATCAAACGACTGACTAAATGAGCAGCAGGTCTGTATCTTATGATTCGTCAATCCTTAGTTCCCATGTAGGTTGGATTGTAATCATACAGGGGAGATACAATTTTGCGGTGTTTACTTAATTTCAACTTTAAGAGTTACAAATTAAATAGATAATACAGGTCTTAATTATAGTACATTTAATGGAATCTTACATGCAAAGGTTTGGTAAATACTTTTTCCGACTAACAGATGTGGATGCATCCTATGTTGATTCATTTCCAAGTTCCAAGTCTTTATGACCTCCTGCGACTCACGTACTTGTCAACATCATGGTGCAGTCTCCATCTGGCCATGGTAAGGTATAATTTATTTGGGTGAAGAGAAATTAAATAAAACGTTCATTAtcagaagaaaatgaaaagctAGAAGATAAATGCACAAAATTTCCTTGAAAATCAATTGCAGTTCAAGACATTAAAACTAggatatcaaaaatcaaaactaCATAGTACTTTTCAGACAGCTGTCTTGACAGATAAATTTGGCAATAACAGCACATATAGACAAGTTGTAGTAAACTAATTGAGGAAAGATTCCATCAGGCAATGCAGCTCGCTAGGACAAATATTTGAAGTCCTTCATAGAGCCTATTCCGGAGTGAAATCACAAAAAATTATGGTAACTTAGAATTTCCTACACTCTGGTGTCCATATTTTGAGCACGAATGATACTAAgctattaaaagaaaatcacaacataaCTTCGTAACGACGGAAGATATGTGAAACGAGATTCCTTATGAATCTTTTTTGGTATCAGATGACAATCTCTGATCCAGTGCTTGCAATTGAGCGCGGAGATTCTGGTTATCCTCAAGTAAGGAATCATTTTCAAGACCAAAGTTTTCTGATTGCTTTTTAAGAGCAACTGAATTGGCTTCTGCATCGCTTGTTTCTCTAGCCTTTTCCTCCAGACATAACTCCagcttctttatttttaaacGCAATGCACTTGCCTCTTCCTCCAAAGACTTCATATCGTCACAAGCTCCATTTTTCCCATCCTCAAAACCTCTGTTTTGCTTGTTCACAGCTTCCATGCTCTTCCTCCTTATACGAAGTTCTCTTATATAGTGGTGCAGTCTGTCAACCATCAGAGCAAGGAATAGGGAAAAACCTGCACAAAAATCCCATGTGAGACTCAGACTCGGAAGAAAGACGTTAGTGGGACAAGAAGAATGAAGAGAGAAAAGGCAACAAACTTATAACCCCTTGATAAGAGAGAGATGCTCATCAATGGAAGCATTAAACCCTTCAAAGTTAACAAATTCTTTAAATTACACCTTTCTGGTTTATTTCTCAAATTAATATGCATAGATAACATCCAACAGAAAGCACATCACGTTCATTGCAAGCCCTAAAGAGATCTTGATGCTCCCCTAATACTGGCATTTTTCCATTCTGTAGTGGTAGGACAAGGGAATTCCTTCCATTAGCATTTTGCACCAATATTTCAACTCTTCCCTCTTTCATCCAAAGAGCACCAAGGTTTGCGTGCTTTATAGTTCTTCTAATACCTCTTTATGTTTAAGGCAATAAAGATCAAATGCATCACTTCATGTTACAAAA
Proteins encoded in this window:
- the LOC107787679 gene encoding aspartic proteinase-like isoform X1, translating into MFCLVLFSPFMAFSNVCALTGCCYKHKFWENNYQVNMGAKAFLVTILLSSLLFPLALSTSNDGLVRIGLKKIKFDQNNRLAARVESKEGEAVRASIRKYNNFHGNLGASEDTDIVALKNYMDAQYFGEIGIGSPPQKFTVIFDTGSSNLWVPSSKCYFSVPCFFHSKYKSSQSSTYKKNGKSAAIRYGTGAISGFFSQDSVKVGDLIVQNQEFIEATREPSVTFLVAKFDGILGLGFQEISVGNAVPVWYNMVKQGLVKEPVFSFWLNRNTKEDEGGEIVFGGVDPNHYKGKHTYVPVTRKGYWQFDMGDVLIDGQATGYCDNGCSAIADSGTSLLAGPTTVITMINHAIGASGVVSQQCKAVVEQYGQTIMDMLLAEAHPKKICSQVGLCTFDGTRGISMGIESVVDENAGKSSGLHDAMCSACEMAVVWMQNQLRQNQTQERILNYVNELCERLPSPMGQSAVDCGKLSGMPSVSFTIGGRTFDLSPEEYILKVGEGPAAQCISGFIALDVPPPRGPLWILGDVFMGRYHTVFDFGKLRVGFAEAA
- the LOC107787681 gene encoding uncharacterized protein LOC107787681, which codes for MIQVLFSVIFAEMALIVMFVFKTPLRKLVIMGLDRIKRGRGPIVVKTIGGTIFVVMLSTIYSVVSIRKRWIDEDGNITPTDQILMAQHLLEASLMGFSLFLALMVDRLHHYIRELRIRRKSMEAVNKQNRGFEDGKNGACDDMKSLEEEASALRLKIKKLELCLEEKARETSDAEANSVALKKQSENFGLENDSLLEDNQNLRAQLQALDQRLSSDTKKDS
- the LOC107787679 gene encoding aspartic proteinase-like isoform X2; protein product: MGAKAFLVTILLSSLLFPLALSTSNDGLVRIGLKKIKFDQNNRLAARVESKEGEAVRASIRKYNNFHGNLGASEDTDIVALKNYMDAQYFGEIGIGSPPQKFTVIFDTGSSNLWVPSSKCYFSVPCFFHSKYKSSQSSTYKKNGKSAAIRYGTGAISGFFSQDSVKVGDLIVQNQEFIEATREPSVTFLVAKFDGILGLGFQEISVGNAVPVWYNMVKQGLVKEPVFSFWLNRNTKEDEGGEIVFGGVDPNHYKGKHTYVPVTRKGYWQFDMGDVLIDGQATGYCDNGCSAIADSGTSLLAGPTTVITMINHAIGASGVVSQQCKAVVEQYGQTIMDMLLAEAHPKKICSQVGLCTFDGTRGISMGIESVVDENAGKSSGLHDAMCSACEMAVVWMQNQLRQNQTQERILNYVNELCERLPSPMGQSAVDCGKLSGMPSVSFTIGGRTFDLSPEEYILKVGEGPAAQCISGFIALDVPPPRGPLWILGDVFMGRYHTVFDFGKLRVGFAEAA